A region of Lathamus discolor isolate bLatDis1 chromosome 14, bLatDis1.hap1, whole genome shotgun sequence DNA encodes the following proteins:
- the FZD9 gene encoding frizzled-9, whose translation MAALRLRLALSVLWQLAAAGRGLELPGLEGPRGRAARCQPVDIPMCRGIGYNLTRMPNLLGHDSQREAALKLHEFAPLVEYGCHVHLRFFLCSLYAPMCTDQVSASIPACRPMCEQARHKCVPIMEQFNFGWPESLDCGKLPTKNDPNALCMEAPENASAAEPHKGQGMLPVAPRPWPPGTAEGRGPNGLGACDNPEKFQYVEKSLSCAPRCSPGVDVYWSREDKDFAFIWMAIWSTLCFVSTAFTVLTFLLDPHRFQYPERPIIFLSMCYNVYSVAFIIRSVAGAENIACDRENGELYIIQEGLESTGCTIVFLILYYFGMASSLWWVILTLTWFLAAGKKWGHEAIEAHSSYFHMAAWGIPAMKTIIILTMRKVAGDELTGLCYVGSMDVSALTGFVLIPLSCYLVIGTSFILTGFVALFHIRKIMKTGGTNTEKLEKLMVKIGVFSILYTVPATCVIVCYFYERLNMDYWNLRALERGCLHLPGRRAANCSLEASVPTVAVFMLKIFMSLVVGITSGVWVWSSKTLQTWQSLCNRKLGVRTRGKPCSGVSCGGGHCHYKAPTVMLHMTKADPYLDNPTHV comes from the coding sequence ATGGCGGCTCTGCGGCTGCGGCTGGCCCTGTCCGTGCTGTGGCAGCTGGCGGCGGCCGGGCGCGGGCTGGAGCTGCCGGGGCTGGAggggccgcggggccgggcggcgcgGTGCCAGCCCGTGGACATCCCCATGTGCCGCGGCATCGGGTACAACCTGACCCGCATGCCCAACCTGCTGGGCCACGACAGCCAGCGCGAGGCCGCCCTGAAGCTGCACGAGTTCGCGCCGCTGGTGGAGTACGGCTGCCACGTCCATCTGCGCTTCTTCCTCTGCTCGCTCTACGCGCCCATGTGCACCGACCAGGTGAGCGCCAGCATCCCCGCCTGCCGCCCCATGTGCGAGCAGGCCCGACACAAGTGCGTCCCCATCATGGAGCAGTTCAATTTCGGCTGGCCCGAGTCGCTTGACTGTGGCAAGCTGCCTACCAAGAACGACCCCAATGCCCTCTGCATGGAGGCCCCCGAGAATGCCTCGGCCGCCGAGCCCCACAAGGGCCAGGGCATGCTGCCCGTGGCACCCCGGCCGTGGCCACCAGGCACTGCCGAGGGACGGGGCCCCAACGGTCTGGGGGCCTGTGACAACCCCGAGAAGTTCCAGTATGTGGAGAAGAGCCTCTCCTGCGCGCCCCGGTGCTCCCCTGGGGTGGACGTCTACTGGTCTCGGGAGGACAAGGACTTTGCCTTCATCTGGATGGCCATCTGGTCCACGCTCTGCTTCGTCTCCACCGCCTTCACCGTCCTCACCTTCCTGCTTGACCCCCACCGTTTCCAGTACCCCGAGAGGCCCATCATCTTCCTCTCCATGTGCTACAACGTCTACTCCGTGGCCTTCATCATCCGCTCAGTGGCAGGGGCCGAGAACATCGCCTGCGACCGGGAGAATGGTGAGCTCTATATCATCCAGGAGGGGCTGGAGAGCACGGGCTGCACCATCGTCTTCCTCATCCTCTACTACTTCGGTATGGCCAGCTCGCTCTGGTGGGTCATCCTCACCCTCACCTGGTTCCTGGCTGCTGGGAAGAAGTGGGGACATGAGGCCATAGAGGCCCACAGCAGCTACTTCCACATGGCTGCCTGGGGCATCCCAGCCATGAAGACCATCATCATCCTCACCATGCGGAAGGTGGCAGGGGACGAGCTCACGGGGCTGTGCTATGTGGGGAGCATGGACGTCAGCGCCCTGACCGGCTTTGTCCTCATCCCCCTTTCCTGCTACCTGGTCATCGGCACCTCCTTCATCCTCACAGGCTTCGTCGCCCTCTTCCACATCAGGAAGATCATGAAGACGGGTGGCACCAACACGGAGAAGCTGGAGAAGCTGATGGTGAAGATTGGGGTCTTCTCCATTCTCTACACCGTCCCAGCCACCTGCGTCATCGTCTGCTACTTCTATGAACGGCTGAACATGGATTACTGGAATCTCAGGGCCCTGGAGCGCGGCTGCCTGCACCTCCCTGGCCGCCGCGCCGCCAACTGCTCCTTGGAAGCCTCAGTGCCCACCGTGGCCGTCTTTATGCTAAAGATTTTCATGTCGCTGGTGGTGGGCATCACCAGCGGGGTGTGGGTGTGGAGCTCCAAGACGCTGCAGACCTGGCAGAGCCTGTGCAACAGGAAGCTGGGCGTGAGGACGCGGGGCAAGCCCTGCAGCGGGGTGAGCTGCGGTGGGGGGCACTGCCACTACAAAGCCCCCACGGTCATGCTGCACATGACCAAGGCGGACCCGTACCTGGACAACCCGACGCACGTctag